A single window of Mycobacterium sp. ITM-2016-00318 DNA harbors:
- the dapC gene encoding succinyldiaminopimelate transaminase, with amino-acid sequence MSAGLPVFPWDTLADATAQARAHPDGIVDLSVGTPVDPVAPLIREALAAASAAPGYPTTAGTQALRESAVAALHRRYGVTGLDQDAVLPAIGTKELIAWLPTLLGLGPTDVVVVPELAYPTYEVGGRLAGAQVLVADSLTQLGPQSPALVYLNSPSNPTGAVLGVDHLRKVVGWARERGAVVASDECYLGLGWDAEPVSLLHPSVCDGDHTGLLAIHSLSKTSSLAGYRAGFVAGDRALIAELLAVRKHAGMMMPSPVQGAMVAALDDDAHEREQRERYERRRRMLLPAVEAAGFAVDHSEAGLYIWASRGEPCRDTVRWLAQRGILVAPGEFYGPRGAQHVRFALTATDERIAAAVERLRG; translated from the coding sequence ATCTCTGCGGGGCTGCCGGTTTTTCCCTGGGACACCCTCGCCGACGCGACGGCGCAGGCACGGGCACATCCCGACGGGATCGTGGATCTGTCCGTCGGCACCCCGGTCGACCCCGTCGCGCCGCTGATCCGCGAAGCCCTCGCTGCAGCCAGCGCCGCACCGGGCTACCCGACCACGGCAGGCACACAGGCGCTTCGCGAGTCGGCGGTGGCGGCCCTTCACCGTCGCTACGGGGTCACCGGCCTCGACCAGGACGCCGTGTTACCGGCGATCGGCACCAAGGAGCTCATCGCTTGGCTGCCGACGCTGCTCGGGCTGGGCCCCACAGACGTCGTCGTCGTGCCCGAATTGGCATATCCCACCTACGAAGTCGGCGGCCGCCTGGCGGGTGCACAGGTGCTTGTCGCCGACTCACTGACCCAGTTGGGCCCCCAGTCGCCCGCGTTGGTGTACCTCAATTCGCCTAGCAATCCAACGGGTGCCGTCCTCGGCGTCGACCATCTGCGCAAGGTGGTGGGCTGGGCGCGCGAGCGCGGCGCGGTCGTCGCATCCGATGAGTGCTACCTGGGCCTCGGGTGGGATGCGGAACCCGTCTCGCTGCTGCATCCGTCGGTGTGCGATGGCGACCACACCGGACTGCTGGCCATCCACTCGCTGTCGAAGACGTCCTCGCTGGCCGGCTACCGCGCTGGTTTCGTCGCCGGCGACCGCGCCTTGATCGCTGAACTGCTCGCGGTGCGCAAGCATGCCGGGATGATGATGCCCAGCCCGGTACAGGGCGCGATGGTGGCTGCACTGGACGACGATGCGCACGAACGTGAGCAGCGGGAGCGCTACGAGAGACGCCGACGGATGCTGTTGCCCGCGGTGGAGGCGGCGGGATTCGCCGTCGACCACTCCGAGGCCGGGCTCTATATCTGGGCCAGCCGGGGCGAACCGTGTCGCGACACCGTGCGATGGCTCGCGCAGCGCGGGATCCTCGTCGCGCCGGGCGAGTTCTACGGACCGCGTGGAGCACAGCACGTTCGTTTCGCCTTGACCGCCACCGACGAACGTATCGCCGCCGCCGTCGAGCGACTCAGGGGCTGA
- a CDS encoding NADPH-dependent 2,4-dienoyl-CoA reductase: MIERYPNLLSPLNLGFTTLRNRVVMGSMHTGLEDRAADTDKLAAYFAERARGGVGLIITGGYAPNRTGWLLPFASQLVSAAEARRHRRITDAVHGEDGKILLQILHAGRYAYHPFSASASAIKAPINPFRPRALRNVDGTVGDFVRCAELAREAGYDGVEIMGSEGYLVNQFLAPCTNKRNDSWGGSPEKRRRFPVEIVRRSRVAVGPDFIICYRMSMADYVQKGQSWDEIIALATEVEAAGATMINSGFGWHEARVPTIVTSVPNSAFVDISSAVGEHVDIPVVASNRINMPQAAEQILADTHVQLISMARPLLSDPDWVAKAQADAADEINTCISCNQACLDHAFVHKKVSCLLNPRAGRETDLALSPTRSTRRVAVVGAGPAGLATAVAAAQRGHDVTLFEAGNIIGGQFDMARRIPGKEEFSETIRYYTRMLDKHGVDVRVNTRAGLAELAAFDEVVLATGVVPRMPDIPGINHPMVMSYAEAIMGKAVGKTVAVVGAGGIGFDVSEFLVTDQSPTLNLKEWKAEWGAADPQEARGALTTPIPAQPARKVYLLQRTKGPQGRRLGKTSGWVHRASLKAKGVTQLSGVNYERIDDDGLHISFGANHERKQLLEVDNVVICAGQESVRDLEEGLRCNGIEPHIIGGAAIAAELDAKHAIKQGTELAARL; encoded by the coding sequence GTGATCGAGAGATACCCGAACCTGTTGTCGCCGTTGAACCTTGGGTTCACGACGCTGCGCAACCGGGTGGTGATGGGCTCGATGCACACCGGCCTGGAGGACCGGGCGGCTGACACCGACAAGCTCGCCGCGTACTTCGCCGAGCGGGCGCGCGGCGGTGTCGGCCTGATCATCACCGGCGGGTATGCGCCCAACCGCACCGGATGGCTGCTGCCGTTCGCCTCACAGCTGGTTTCCGCCGCAGAGGCGCGCAGGCACCGTCGCATCACCGACGCCGTGCACGGCGAGGACGGCAAGATCCTCCTGCAGATCCTGCACGCGGGACGCTATGCCTACCACCCGTTCTCGGCGAGCGCGTCGGCGATCAAGGCTCCCATCAACCCATTCAGACCGCGCGCGCTCAGGAACGTCGATGGTACCGTCGGCGACTTCGTCCGCTGCGCCGAACTGGCCCGCGAAGCCGGCTATGACGGTGTGGAGATCATGGGCAGCGAGGGCTATCTGGTGAACCAGTTCCTCGCGCCATGCACCAATAAGCGCAACGACTCGTGGGGCGGCTCGCCCGAGAAGCGCAGGCGATTCCCCGTCGAGATCGTGCGTCGTAGCCGCGTGGCGGTCGGGCCCGACTTCATCATCTGCTACCGCATGTCGATGGCCGACTATGTGCAGAAGGGTCAGAGCTGGGACGAGATCATCGCTCTGGCAACCGAAGTCGAGGCTGCCGGGGCGACGATGATCAACTCCGGCTTCGGCTGGCACGAGGCACGGGTGCCGACGATCGTCACCTCGGTGCCCAACAGCGCATTCGTCGACATCAGCAGCGCGGTCGGCGAACACGTCGATATCCCGGTGGTGGCGTCGAATCGAATCAACATGCCGCAGGCCGCCGAGCAGATCCTCGCCGACACCCATGTGCAGCTGATCTCGATGGCACGGCCGCTGCTCTCAGACCCGGACTGGGTCGCCAAGGCGCAGGCCGATGCCGCCGATGAGATCAACACGTGCATCTCATGCAACCAGGCGTGCCTCGACCATGCGTTCGTGCACAAGAAGGTGTCATGCCTGCTCAACCCGCGCGCCGGTCGGGAGACCGATCTGGCGCTGTCACCAACCCGCAGCACCCGCCGTGTGGCGGTCGTCGGCGCCGGACCGGCGGGGTTGGCCACCGCGGTGGCTGCCGCACAGCGCGGCCACGACGTGACGTTGTTCGAGGCGGGCAACATCATCGGCGGGCAATTCGACATGGCGAGAAGGATTCCGGGCAAGGAAGAGTTCAGCGAGACCATCAGGTACTACACGCGGATGCTCGACAAACACGGCGTCGACGTCCGCGTGAACACCCGCGCAGGCCTCGCGGAGTTGGCCGCATTCGACGAGGTGGTACTGGCCACCGGCGTCGTACCGCGGATGCCCGACATTCCCGGCATCAATCATCCGATGGTGATGTCCTACGCCGAGGCGATCATGGGCAAGGCGGTCGGAAAGACGGTGGCCGTCGTCGGCGCGGGCGGAATCGGTTTCGACGTGAGTGAGTTCCTGGTCACCGATCAGTCGCCGACGCTGAACCTCAAGGAATGGAAGGCGGAATGGGGTGCGGCCGACCCGCAAGAGGCGCGCGGGGCGTTGACGACGCCGATCCCCGCGCAGCCCGCCCGCAAGGTCTATCTGTTGCAGCGCACCAAAGGCCCGCAGGGCAGGCGGCTCGGCAAGACGTCGGGGTGGGTGCACCGGGCATCGCTGAAGGCCAAAGGTGTCACGCAGCTGTCAGGCGTGAATTACGAGCGCATCGATGATGACGGGCTGCACATCAGCTTCGGTGCCAACCACGAGCGCAAGCAGCTCCTCGAGGTCGACAACGTGGTGATCTGCGCGGGTCAGGAGTCGGTACGCGACCTGGAAGAGGGATTGCGCTGCAACGGAATCGAGCCGCACATCATTGGCGGGGCCGCGATCGCAGCCGAGCTTGACGCCAAGCACGCCATCAAGCAGGGCACCGAACTCGCCGCCCGGCTGTAG
- the fdxA gene encoding ferredoxin has product MTYTIAEPCVDLKDKACIEECPVDCIYEGARMLYIHPDECVDCGACEPVCPVEAIYYEDDVPDQWSSYTQINADFFSELGSPGGASKVGMTENDPQSVKDLAPQAHD; this is encoded by the coding sequence GTGACGTACACGATTGCCGAACCCTGCGTCGACCTCAAAGACAAGGCCTGCATCGAAGAGTGCCCTGTCGACTGCATTTACGAGGGCGCACGCATGCTGTACATCCACCCCGACGAATGTGTGGACTGCGGCGCGTGCGAACCGGTCTGCCCCGTCGAGGCCATCTATTACGAAGACGATGTGCCCGACCAGTGGAGCTCCTACACCCAGATCAACGCCGACTTCTTCTCGGAGCTGGGATCGCCGGGCGGCGCCTCCAAGGTCGGAATGACCGAGAATGATCCGCAGTCGGTCAAGGATTTAGCGCCGCAAGCCCACGATTGA
- a CDS encoding acyl-CoA dehydrogenase family protein, with protein sequence MSDYDVEAVDRLPFTTPEKSARYRTEDYQGAVGLNWYATDPTLQATMAYYLHPEQLAVAEPHLRRIGDLMAGPVSRWAEETDRNPPRLERYDRWGHDVSRVVMPTSFIESRRTVLDAQQALRKDLRSAGMSSALPLFASNYLLNQADIGMGCALGTGGGMVKALVAAYAPSDVREHVLAKFESGEWEGETAQLLTERTGGSDLGALETTATRNGDAWLLNGFKWFASNCNGEAFVVLAKPEGAPDSSKGVANFLVLRTRRDGSRNGVRVRRLKDKLGTRSVASGEIEFVDAEAFLLSGEASADAGPSDGKGLGRMMELTNAARLGIALFALGNARRALVESLCYAGRRQAFGDALIDKPLMRRKLAEMIVDVEAAQALVFDGTGATNRRQPRPVRQRIAVPVTKLKVCRLGITMASDAIEIHGGNGYIETWPVARILRDAQVNTIWEGPDNILCLDVRRGIERAQAHESLLQRLHDAVSVSDADDMTALVARRVDDLDAAITAWSKLDGAVAEARLFPLAQFMGDVYAGALLSEQAAWERAETGTDRKGFVARLYAQRYLADRGPLRGLDADGDDAIERFDELVAGAFAP encoded by the coding sequence ATGAGCGATTACGACGTGGAGGCCGTCGACAGACTGCCCTTCACGACGCCGGAGAAGTCGGCGCGCTACCGCACCGAGGACTACCAGGGGGCGGTCGGCCTGAACTGGTATGCCACCGACCCGACCCTGCAGGCCACCATGGCCTACTACCTGCACCCCGAGCAGCTCGCCGTCGCCGAACCGCATCTGAGACGCATCGGCGACCTGATGGCGGGCCCGGTGTCGCGGTGGGCCGAGGAGACCGACCGCAACCCACCACGGCTCGAGCGTTACGACCGCTGGGGTCACGACGTCAGCCGCGTCGTCATGCCGACGTCATTCATCGAATCCCGTCGCACGGTGCTCGACGCGCAGCAGGCGCTGCGCAAGGACCTTCGCAGCGCCGGCATGAGCTCGGCGCTGCCGTTGTTCGCTTCGAACTATCTGCTCAACCAGGCCGACATCGGCATGGGTTGTGCGCTCGGCACCGGGGGCGGCATGGTGAAGGCGTTGGTCGCCGCGTACGCGCCGTCCGACGTGCGCGAGCACGTGCTCGCGAAGTTCGAGTCGGGTGAATGGGAGGGCGAAACCGCTCAGCTGCTGACCGAGCGGACCGGCGGATCCGATCTCGGCGCGCTGGAGACGACGGCGACCCGCAACGGAGATGCGTGGCTGCTCAACGGTTTCAAGTGGTTCGCATCAAATTGCAACGGCGAGGCGTTCGTGGTGCTCGCAAAGCCTGAAGGTGCGCCAGACTCGAGCAAGGGTGTCGCGAATTTCCTCGTTCTGCGGACCCGGCGCGACGGCTCACGCAACGGGGTGCGGGTGCGACGGCTCAAGGACAAGCTCGGCACCCGCTCGGTCGCCTCCGGCGAGATCGAGTTCGTCGACGCCGAGGCGTTCCTGCTGTCCGGCGAGGCCAGCGCGGACGCCGGCCCGTCTGACGGCAAGGGACTCGGCCGGATGATGGAGCTGACAAACGCTGCGCGCCTTGGCATTGCGCTGTTCGCGCTCGGCAATGCGCGGCGCGCCCTCGTCGAGTCGCTGTGCTACGCCGGACGTCGGCAGGCATTCGGGGACGCGCTGATCGACAAGCCGCTGATGCGCCGCAAGCTGGCCGAGATGATCGTCGACGTCGAAGCCGCGCAGGCGCTGGTGTTCGACGGCACCGGCGCGACCAACAGGCGCCAGCCGCGGCCGGTCCGCCAGCGCATCGCGGTGCCCGTCACCAAGCTCAAGGTCTGCAGGCTCGGCATCACGATGGCCTCCGACGCGATCGAGATCCACGGCGGCAACGGCTATATCGAGACTTGGCCGGTGGCAAGGATATTGCGCGACGCGCAGGTGAACACCATCTGGGAAGGGCCCGACAACATCCTGTGCCTGGACGTGCGGCGCGGTATCGAGCGTGCCCAGGCGCACGAGTCGCTGCTGCAACGCCTCCACGACGCCGTGTCGGTGTCCGACGCCGACGACATGACCGCCCTTGTCGCCCGCCGCGTCGATGATCTCGATGCGGCCATCACCGCGTGGAGCAAGCTCGACGGTGCGGTTGCCGAGGCCCGCCTGTTCCCGCTCGCCCAGTTCATGGGCGACGTCTATGCCGGTGCGCTGTTGTCCGAGCAGGCCGCATGGGAGCGTGCCGAAACCGGAACGGACCGAAAGGGCTTCGTCGCGCGCCTGTACGCGCAGCGGTATCTCGCCGACCGCGGACCGCTGCGCGGGCTGGACGCCGACGGTGACGATGCCATCGAACGCTTCGACGAACTCGTTGCCGGCGCCTTCGCGCCCTAG
- a CDS encoding DUF2231 domain-containing protein, whose translation MTTLFGLPAHALLNHTIVVLAPLLAFLEILCAVWPAARRRLVWLNLALAATVVVLTPLTVSAGEWLFNQQTEHSPILETHEERAEWAIYFAIGLLVVAVVQAVQHRIESRAAEPKKALTVIVAVIAVGVGVWATFGVVMIGDAGAQAVWGTRE comes from the coding sequence TTGACAACCCTTTTCGGCCTGCCCGCCCATGCTCTGCTCAACCACACCATCGTGGTGCTCGCGCCGCTGCTCGCGTTCCTCGAGATCCTTTGCGCCGTGTGGCCCGCCGCGCGACGACGGCTGGTGTGGCTCAACCTGGCGCTCGCCGCGACAGTGGTGGTCCTGACACCGCTGACCGTCTCGGCGGGCGAGTGGCTGTTCAACCAGCAGACTGAGCACTCGCCCATCCTCGAGACGCATGAGGAGCGCGCGGAGTGGGCGATCTACTTCGCGATCGGTCTGCTGGTCGTCGCCGTTGTGCAGGCGGTCCAGCATCGCATCGAGTCGCGCGCCGCGGAGCCGAAGAAGGCGCTGACCGTGATCGTCGCGGTGATCGCCGTCGGGGTCGGGGTGTGGGCAACGTTCGGCGTCGTGATGATCGGCGACGCCGGCGCGCAAGCGGTGTGGGGAACCCGGGAATAG
- a CDS encoding YceI family protein has product MTAATTTTGLSAGTWAIDPIHSSIAFSVRHLVVSKVRGQFNTFSGTVVVGADGTPSVTAEIAVDSVDTRNEQRDAHLKAADFFDVEQFPTATFTSTGLREAGENYVFDGVFTLKGIAKPISLDLEFNGTNPGMGHGEVAGFTASVVLNRKDFGIDIDMPLETGGAVVGDQVTITLEIEALKQA; this is encoded by the coding sequence ATGACCGCAGCCACCACAACCACCGGACTCAGCGCGGGAACGTGGGCCATCGACCCCATTCATTCGTCGATCGCCTTCTCGGTACGTCATCTCGTGGTCAGCAAGGTCCGCGGCCAGTTCAACACGTTCTCGGGCACCGTGGTGGTCGGTGCGGACGGCACGCCGTCGGTCACCGCCGAGATCGCCGTCGACTCCGTCGACACCCGCAACGAGCAGCGCGACGCGCACCTCAAGGCGGCCGACTTCTTCGACGTCGAGCAGTTCCCGACCGCGACCTTCACATCGACCGGCCTGCGCGAGGCTGGCGAAAACTACGTCTTCGACGGCGTTTTCACCCTGAAGGGCATCGCCAAGCCGATCAGCCTCGACCTGGAATTCAACGGCACCAACCCTGGCATGGGCCACGGTGAGGTTGCCGGGTTCACCGCATCGGTCGTCCTCAACCGCAAGGACTTCGGCATCGACATCGACATGCCGCTGGAGACCGGCGGCGCCGTCGTCGGCGACCAGGTGACCATCACCCTCGAGATCGAGGCGCTCAAGCAGGCCTGA
- a CDS encoding PadR family transcriptional regulator: protein MALPHAILVSLSEQSGSGYELARRFDRSIGFFWSATHQQIYRTLRVMEDDGWVHATPVVQHGRPDKKVYTVADAGRAELARWIAEPLTGRGSSVTDTRTRDLAVKIRAAAQGDVAALREQVSALRFERAELLDTYRGFEKRHFPDPSALTGSALHQYLVLRGGIRAEEGAIEWLDEVAAALKESP, encoded by the coding sequence GTGGCCCTCCCCCACGCGATCCTGGTGTCGCTGTCCGAGCAGTCCGGGTCGGGCTATGAGTTGGCGCGCCGCTTCGACCGTTCCATCGGGTTCTTCTGGAGTGCGACTCACCAGCAGATCTACCGCACCCTGCGGGTGATGGAGGACGACGGCTGGGTGCACGCGACGCCCGTCGTGCAGCACGGCAGACCCGACAAGAAGGTGTACACGGTGGCCGACGCCGGTCGCGCCGAACTGGCTCGCTGGATCGCCGAGCCGTTGACCGGTCGCGGCAGTTCGGTGACCGACACCCGCACCCGTGACCTGGCCGTGAAGATCCGCGCGGCCGCGCAGGGGGATGTCGCAGCCCTACGCGAGCAGGTCAGCGCGCTGCGGTTCGAACGCGCCGAACTGCTCGACACCTATCGCGGATTCGAGAAGCGCCACTTCCCCGACCCGAGCGCGCTCACCGGCAGCGCACTGCACCAGTACCTGGTGCTACGGGGCGGCATCAGAGCCGAAGAAGGCGCCATCGAATGGCTCGACGAGGTGGCCGCCGCCCTGAAGGAGAGCCCGTGA